From one Henningerozyma blattae CBS 6284 chromosome 1, complete genome genomic stretch:
- the SWC5 gene encoding Swc5p (similar to Saccharomyces cerevisiae SWC5 (YBR231C); ancestral locus Anc_6.138) — MIAKESIDLNNKQEKEDVLTNEEDDYNEEEDEDFDPSKKELINNEPSEEENDEYVSSEDEKTNVDYSNITSDVGGFIKTRKARQLEEENRKKHKYESLDVSTISDNANSIWEELKKDANNRLQNSLSNNSKSVIADPNSTDIGQDTNDELNEELIWIERSYKFAGEMIHERKQVPRSSAAAQEYLNNLKFDSNKTPNEKVATPSVKVNEAKPTEVEKQLRRPLKRPSILEQIISGTLKPKLTTLEKSQMDWATYVDKEGINDELTLHNKDGYLAKQDFLNRVEMNEDEKYKAFRQKQLALELQEQKK, encoded by the coding sequence ATGATAGCAAAAGAAAGTatagatttaaataataaacaagAGAAGGAAGATGTTCTTACGAATGAGGAAGACGATTATAATGAGGAggaagatgaagattttgATCCATCCAAAAAGGAGCTAATCAATAATGAGCCTAGTGAGGAAGAGAATGATGAATATGTCTCATCAGAGGACGAAAAGACAAATGTTGattattctaatattaCTAGTGATGTTGGAGGATTTATTAAAACCAGAAAGGCGAGACAACTTGAAGAAGAgaatagaaaaaaacataaataCGAATCATTAGATGTCTCAACAATATCAGATAACGCCAACTCTATATgggaagaattaaaaaaagatgcTAATAATCGTTTACAGAACAGTCTAAGTAACAATAGCAAGTCAGTGATTGCAGACCCAAATTCTACAGATATCGGTCAAGACACGAATGACGAATtgaatgaagaattaatatgGATTGAAAGATCGTACAAATTCGCCGGGGAAATGATACATGAAAGGAAGCAAGTGCCAAGATCTAGTGCTGCAGCTCaggaatatttaaataatttaaaatttgattcCAATAAGACTCCTAATGAAAAAGTGGCAACTCCCTCAGTAAAAGTTAATGAAGCAAAACCTACTGAAGTTGAGAAACAATTAAGAAGGCCATTAAAGAGACCTTCAATCTTAGAGCAGATTATCTCTGGGACATTGAAACCTAAATTAACTACATTAGAGAAATCTCAAATGGACTGGGCTACATATGTCGATAAAGAAGGCAtcaatgatgaattaacGTTACATAATAAAGATGGGTATTTGGCAAAACAagatttcttaaatagagTGGAAATgaatgaagatgaaaagtACAAGGCCTTTAGACAGAAGCAATTGGCATTAGAACTGCAGgaacaaaaaaagtaa
- the SNF4 gene encoding AMP-activated serine/threonine-protein kinase regulatory subunit SNF4 (similar to Saccharomyces cerevisiae SNF4 (YGL115W); ancestral locus Anc_6.136) yields the protein MNYQNEEEIKALIENQNVGLAAIRRMLGSKTSYDMLPVSFKLVVFDTTLSVKRALNLLLQHNIVSAPLWDAKTSKFAGLLTTGDFINIIKYYFSNPDRLEIVDTMTLGGLEELERTIGAPSMDTISIHPSKPLFDACLKMLESRSGRIPLIDQDEGTNREIVVSVLTQYRILKFIALNCRETHLLQIPISELGIISTDNIHSCQMTTPVIDVIDCLTQEKLSSIPIVDENGVLINVYEAVDVLGLIKGGIYNDLSLSVGETLLRRSENFEGVCTCTPNDKLSNIMNTVRRASVHRFFVVDDNYKLLGVLSLSDILKYLLLGGSTNSPL from the coding sequence ATGAATTACCAAAacgaagaagaaattaaggCTTTGAtagaaaatcaaaatgtTGGTCTAGCAGCAATTAGACGAATGCTAGGATCTAAAACTTCATATGACATGCTACCGGTTTCTTTTAAGTTAGTGGTCTTCGACACTACACTATCTGTTAAACGTGCATTAAACTTATTACTACAACATAATATCGTTTCGGCTCCGTTATGGGATGCCAAAACATCTAAATTTGCTGGGTTATTAACTACTGGTGACTTCatcaatataattaaatattatttctcaAATCCCGATAGATTAGAAATAGTTGATACAATGACTCTTGGTGgattagaagaattagaaagaaCTATTGGGGCACCATCAATGGATACGATATCCATTCATCCATCAAAACCTCTATTTGATGCATGTTTGAAAATGTTAGAATCAAGAAGTGGTAGAATCCCTCTAATCGATCAAGATGAAGGTACCAATAGAGAAATCGTGGTAAGTGTTTTAACTCAGTATcgtattttaaaatttattgcCTTGAATTGTAGAGAAACTCATTTATTACAAATCCCTATATCAGAACTAGGTATAATATCTACAGATAATATTCATAGTTGCCAAATGACAACACCTGTAATTGATGTCATTGATTGCTTAACTCAAGAAAAACTATCATCAATTCCTATTGTTGATGAAAATGGTGTTTTAATTAATGTTTATGAAGCTGTTGATGTTTTGGGACTAATTAAAGGTGGTATCTACAACGATCTTTCGTTAAGTGTTGGTGAAACTTTATTAAGAAGAAGTGAAAATTTCGAAGGTGTTTGCACATGTACGCCAAATGATAAGTTATCCAATATCATGAACACTGTTAGAAGAGCAAGTGTGCACAGATTCTTTGTTGTAGATGACAACTATAAATTGCTTGGTGTGTTGAGTTTGagtgatattttaaaatatttacttCTCGGTGGCTCTACTAATTCACCATTATAG